The Apium graveolens cultivar Ventura unplaced genomic scaffold, ASM990537v1 ctg8881, whole genome shotgun sequence DNA segment GCTTGCTCAGAAGTATGCCCATGTTGGAATGACTTGAGATAAAAGTGGTGAGTGTAGTACTAAATTGTGTATTAATTGTTAAATATTGCTGAAACTTAGATGAGGCACCAACTGATAATTTGTTCTTGATTTCAACTCACGATACAATGTATATGTTACACTCTTGTAATGCAGGGTTGTGACATGAACTGTGGGAGAAACGTAGAGTTAACAGCTGGACAATATTTGGAATCACCAGATTGTGAGCATGTAACTCTAAACCAACTCCAAAATGTGAGCATACATAAAATTTTGGGTTCGCCCCTTTCGAGGGGCGAGCTCCTTTTATTAAAGCTTTGTGAATAGAAATTCAAATCTATGAGGTCAATGCACCTTAAATTACGTACAAAAGAGACaaataaattgggacggagggagtatcttGGAGGAGTTGATCTGGCCTCTATGAATTCTATGAATTGATAATAGAAAGTGAAGGTGACAGGACAAATATTCATGCAACTTAATTCCTGAAGGATAAATAACAtgaccaggaattggtctttgaGACATGAGACCTATTTCTTAAAACAGGTACTATCAGTCAGAAGTATGTTCAGCAATTGAGCATTTCCCAAGTGCACTGTCTATTTGCATTCACTCGCTAGTCTTTCACCTCTATTGTTAATAACTCTCACAAACTGCAGTCAGATATTCTTTTTGTAATAAATTTTTGGATGATAAAACTACTAATCAAACTGAGCTTTGGACAAGCCAATTCACGATGCTATGTCAAATACAGAAGCAAGGAAGTATATAAACCGTGTTTGGCCCGATGTTctgacaaattgtggacttattGCATTTGATCAGGACGGATCGATTGTTAGAATGAAAAAAGACCCTGAACTTGGAGAAAATATGGTATTTCCGTTTTATCAGGATGGAGATATGGAAAACGAGGTCTCGCTGCATGTGAGAGAGTACATTAACATTAAATGTAAATTAGAATGTGTAAATAAAGGGCCAGACCCAGAAGACTGCTACATGACATAATGATAATGAAAGTAATTCTGGATTCTGGTTTTTGTATATGTACTGTGTacaatgatgatgaaagtaaTTCTGGATTCTGGTTTTTGTATATGCGTTTATATGAAAGTAGCGACCAATGGTTGTGTGCTTGACTTGGCTCTGCAGCTGTAACGAAATCTATGAAGGAGGATCTTGGGCATCTGATATGGCAGCCTCCCAGGTAACTATATATTTTCTTTGAATCTGTTTTTGGGCCCGAGTTGTTTTTCTTGATTTCTTGTGGTTTCTCGCTTCGGAGCTGAGCTGCTGTAGTTTTAAGTTGCGGTTTTCGGAGGTTTCTGAGCAATTTGAAAGCCGTAGGTATTGTTTAGTGCTGCTTTGGGGTCTGCAGAATCAGGGTCTGTTTCTCTGGTTTTGTGTGTGTTATCTGTTGAAGCTATGCAGATGGGTCTGCAGGTTGCTTTGTGTTTTTGGGGGGTGGTTCGATCCTGGGGTTTCAATTTGCTGCagatttttgaatattttcgatACTGGGGGGTGGTTCGATCATGTGGAGGTGCACCTATCTGTCATGCCATCCATTCTGAATTTGATGGTTTTCTCCGTTTATGTGTTCTAGCTTGCTGATATGTTAGCACAGGCTACATACTATATTTTCCCTTTTTTCATCTCTTTTCATGTAATTAAAAGCTTTGTCCGAGGGGTAGGTCTAGTGAGTTTTTGGTGTTGTGGTTGGGGGTTTCGATGCTGGGTTGTAGTAGATCAGAGTTTTGGGTGGTTTTGGGACATGGGGAGTGCCCGAGGTGTGGATTCTGTCTGGAGTGGGGGTTTTATTTTGCAGGTTTTTAGGTCTGAAGGTTTAGATGGGTTCTGTAGTGCTGTTGCAGGTCGTGTAGAGGGTCTGGTTTTTTTCGAATGCTGGAGGGGTTTTGCTCGTTTTCAGTGTGGAGTTTCACTTCGAAGTCGTGATGCTGTAGTTTCAAGTGGTGGTGCTGTTGTAACTTCGAGCGAAGTCTGCAGAATAGGGGAGTTGTTCGTGCAAAGTTTCTCGTGGTGTGACTTCTGTCTGGGGTTTTGGCTGGGTTTTGTTATTGCTGGAATTTGTTTTTGGGCCCGAGTtgtttttcttgatttctttggtaGTTGCTCTACTCGTACTCTCAGGCTCATTGTCTGTTATTTATCACTCGCATCAGACCGTTCCTTGGGCTATTATTTTGGCAATAATTTCGGTGTATTGCTTGGTGTCAGTGTTTAAGCATTATGCTCAGGATTACAACCCTTGTACCGATATAAAGAAAAGCTTCAACCTACGCAGGCTTCTTGGTGATATGCCTAGCATTGAAACTCTTAAGGGCAATATCATCAGCCTCTGGGTAAAAGTTTAACAAATTAGATTTCTTTCCTTTTCTTAAATTAAAATATGTCTCTTGTGTTTCAATTTAATAATGTACATACATAGTTTTTGGATCCAGGTTTAACTTTTCACAATTATCTAacctcaatggagaacttgaagacaCTGAAATTATGTAGTGTTGCATTTAATGACGTGTATGTGATTTCAAATGCTCTGTGCTTGCTCAGAAGTACGCCCATGTTGGAATGACTTGGGATAAAAGTGGTGAGTGCTAGTACTAAATTGTGTATTAATTGTTAAAATATTGCTGAAACTTAGATGAGGCACCAACTGATAATTTGTTCTTGATTTCAACTCATGATGCAATGTATATGTTACACTCTTGTAATGCAGGGTTGTGACATGAACTGTGGGAGAAACGCAGAGTTAACAGCTGGACAATATTTGGAATCACCAGATTGTGAGCATGTAACTCTAAACCAACTCCAAAATGTGAGCTCCTTTTATTAAAGCTTTGTGAATAGAAATTCAAATCTATGAGGTCAATGCACCTTAAATTACGTACAAAAGAGACaaataaattgggacggagggagtatcttGGAGGAGACAAAAACAAAATTGAAGAAAATTTTAACTGGACTTGGCCCTCAAGCTATCTGAGTATTCTGGTTAACTAATAGACCTTCACCTGTAATCTAATAAGCTGCAGAGACTTAGCCAATAGAAGATACTTCAGCCTTGGATTGGCCTTGAATCAATTTTCAGAAACCAAGTACTTGTATACTCGTTTGCTGTGACTCGACTCGATCTAGCATACGAGTCTAGTTCCAACAAAATTATGGTTCTCGTAGTTGTACGAGTCCAGCTCGAGTCTGTACTGAACTCGGCTAAAACAAGATTAAACAGAAACTTAATTCTACTGAATCTCACCGTCGTTTGTACAAAACCGTAAAGTAATATCATTACTAATTACCACACCTGATTATCCCTAATCGTATACAAAATGAAGAAACAAGTTGTCGATTACTGTACTGTGGCTCCGAGCTAGGCAGCAAATGCATGAAGAAGTGGAATATCACAGTGTACAAATACCTTACTAATGGTATGCTTTTGTCGTAAACTTAATAAGGGCCAAGTGCAAGTCTCAAGTGTAACCCTAGCATTTCGTAGCTTCACATTTTATACCATGTCTGCATGATTGCTCTTGTTCCGGCTGCTAGTCTCTACAATGTTGCCCTTATCCTTCTTCTGGCCTCGTCCAAGGAAAAATCTACCTCCACGCTTAGGTTTTACATGTGTTCCATCTTGATCTGCTTCTTGACCAGTTTCAATTACATCCAAATACAGCACCTTCACTAGATTCCTAAAACGACGCCTAAATGTTGGCATTCTTGACATAAAACCAATAATACCCTGCAGTCTGTCACAAAACGATCATGATTCATAAATCTTTAGGATCCGCTCGACATGTTATTAACACTAAAGAACTAACTATAACCACTTGCAACATATTAAATATATATAGTCTAATGAATTTTTCAAGATAGCACACATAATTTAAACaattagtaaatttaaattagtTAACCTTAGAACTAGTAACCCTAAAATGTATAACTTTGGAGAGGTATATGTTTTATTTTGTCCGAAATGTGTCTATTAGTGTTCTGCAACATCTTTCATTGGTTTAGAAAATCCCAAAACGGTATTTTCAATTTTTATGTTTACTTGTATCTTAAAAATAACAGAACAAAACACAAGAATAGACCTGATAATCTGCAACCACACTGACTATTACAAGAGCGTCGGATGTCGTAATTAGTAACTTTCAATTTGTTTGGTTTGTTCAAAAAGAAATAAGGAGGATAACATATATGGCATAATGAAACATAATTTTGTACAAAATTTTACCTCCTAATTATTGCTTGCAGTTGCGCTCTTCTTACAGTATCAGATGATGGAAAGTCGGAGTCATCCCAGTCTTCAGTGTTCTCATTTTTGTACCCCATGACAAGCTTTTTAAGGCagatttcttcattttcttctaactTCATTCCCTTGATCTGCTCCTTCATGATCAATAAAGGCCCGACAAACCACTCAAACA contains these protein-coding regions:
- the LOC141705475 gene encoding putative membrane protein At3g27390; the protein is VWDWLFKSCEVNGRILLRDGLLDVKDIAECILKGNCKKLEIKLPAWTILQCLLASAKSESPGLLISDDIQLTATNWPRDKMFEWFVGPLLIMKEQIKGMKLEENEEICLKKLVMGYKNENTEDWDDSDFPSSDTVRRAQLQAIIRRLQGIIGFMSRMPTFRRRFRNLVKVLYLDVIETGQEADQDGTHVKPKRGGRFFLGRGQKKDKGNIVETSSRNKSNHADMV